In the genome of Bacillus sp. S3, one region contains:
- a CDS encoding competence protein ComK has product MMKEKEGIEMDLKVDYLINEKTVLFYGVYYENGELYSYVIDHDDEFLVPMSPVKLIDKSLISYGSNFKGALYSSTQLLGENRRMYPIKIDTSLDIWLFPTKSFKNETCIWFALNHVKRILPLGVKFTKVFLSYGHTFEIVMRESAFREKRLTAEELKEKITTNTKNSMNFMVDTKKGFMIVEEKGSYKCRARNKEKV; this is encoded by the coding sequence ATGATGAAAGAGAAAGAGGGAATAGAAATGGATTTGAAGGTTGATTATTTGATAAATGAAAAAACGGTGTTGTTTTACGGAGTATATTATGAAAACGGCGAATTATATAGCTATGTGATTGATCACGACGACGAGTTTTTAGTACCGATGTCACCAGTCAAGCTTATTGACAAATCACTCATCAGCTATGGATCTAACTTTAAGGGAGCACTTTATAGCTCCACTCAGTTGCTTGGTGAAAATCGTAGGATGTATCCAATTAAAATTGATACATCATTAGACATCTGGCTGTTTCCAACAAAGTCTTTTAAAAATGAAACCTGCATTTGGTTTGCACTCAATCATGTGAAAAGAATACTACCGCTTGGTGTTAAATTTACAAAAGTATTCTTAAGTTATGGACATACGTTTGAAATTGTCATGAGAGAATCTGCATTTCGTGAAAAACGCCTGACCGCAGAAGAATTGAAAGAAAAGATCACAACTAACACAAAAAACTCTATGAATTTCATGGTCGACACAAAGAAAGGGTTTATGATAGTGGAGGAAAAAGGTAGTTATAAATGCAGAGCTAGAAATAAAGAGAAGGTATGA
- a CDS encoding IS66 family transposase, with product MYDIYITPRIGIATTNVSITRAVENPKKFLNGFKEYLQVDGYTGYYKVESLTIVGCLAHARRRLN from the coding sequence ATCTATGATATCTACATTACACCAAGAATTGGAATCGCAACTACGAACGTTAGCATCACGCGTGCCGTCGAAAACCCCAAGAAATTCCTTAATGGATTTAAGGAATATTTACAGGTTGATGGGTACACTGGTTATTATAAGGTAGAGAGCCTCACCATTGTAGGCTGTTTAGCCCATGCGAGGAGAAGATTAAATTGA
- a CDS encoding recombinase family protein — MATIGYARVSTKDQELELQLGKLTEYGCERIFMEKQSGAKSAREELAKALDYLREGDKLVVYKLDRLARSTFDLHKIAKDLQSRGISLVFIKEQIDFSTPVGILMFTMLGAIAEFERDLIADRTAEGRERAKAQGKHIGRIGKAVKDIKKALKLYAERESNGLSVNDIVKMTGVPRSTIYAKAKEHGLS, encoded by the coding sequence ATGGCGACAATTGGATATGCAAGAGTATCAACTAAAGACCAGGAATTAGAGCTACAACTCGGCAAACTAACTGAATACGGCTGCGAAAGAATTTTCATGGAAAAACAATCTGGGGCAAAAAGTGCCAGAGAAGAACTTGCAAAGGCATTGGACTATTTAAGAGAGGGCGACAAGCTGGTTGTTTATAAGCTTGACAGATTAGCTAGGAGCACATTCGATTTACATAAAATCGCAAAGGATCTGCAGAGCCGGGGTATTTCTCTAGTGTTCATAAAAGAACAAATTGATTTTTCCACCCCAGTCGGAATACTCATGTTCACAATGCTGGGAGCTATAGCCGAGTTTGAACGTGATTTAATAGCCGATAGAACAGCAGAGGGTCGTGAGAGAGCAAAGGCACAGGGGAAGCATATAGGGCGTATTGGAAAGGCAGTAAAAGACATTAAGAAGGCTTTAAAGCTATATGCAGAAAGGGAATCAAATGGTCTTAGCGTAAATGATATTGTAAAAATGACCGGAGTTCCGAGGTCTACTATTTACGCTAAAGCTAAAGAGCATGGGTTAAGTTAA
- a CDS encoding ATP-dependent helicase, which yields MAQVTPNRDQQKAIDTIDGPVLISAGPGTGKTATLVNRYANMVNIHRIKPENILMATFTEKAAKEIITRISSVIPDFDLNDVYIGTFHSICLRIVKDNLAFIPTLKKNFTLMDDFDQKYFIYQRYYYDFRTLPHFNDLISETSGVWRNVSKIADLVNGLSEEKINAERLLTDPNPQIVALGEIKQKYDELLQRKNRLDFATIQLTAYQLLSENPEILEKYQELFQYMMIDEYQDTNSIQEQLIFLLSKTNNICVVGDDDQSMYRFRGATIRNILEFENKFKRGECSVIHLSINYRSAPEIIEFYNRWMKEYSETHFQWDQFRIDKTILPSSGKSHKELTPPVMKIAGESTEQWHERIFRFIKMLSDDGYISNYNQIAFLFRSVAKKETQELANYLESKGIPVYSPRSKMFFEREEIMAAIGVLLAIFGDYSDELVDRPEEYLEMLTDYYDRCLDIAEQLMDDDEDLEDWVSYREDELDNLVGNTDYAFTQLLYQMFSFDYFRKIIDTDLSSGVADQREIRNLAILTNVFAKYEANENVDVFSDVKKDQIVSKLFETYFRFLFGSNHGGGGIEEYQDESEYAPSGCVSFMTVHQSKGMEFPIVITDSLYDRPADDNQGVLEQVYDAYSHREPFEPTDRIKFFDFWRRYYVAYSRAEELLILTTPIRTRGSWPMPGKMFKEAFNDLEEYYDHHYSFEEFDFKPVKASDLKQSYAFTSDISKYERCSVEYKMFRELGFSEIRVGSTLFGSLVHQTIEDIHDAILRDEVLSIPDNLETWFDNNYQGLVLSENSYLAPKSRNAALKHVKNYFENSEDLWKNIRKAEVQLSYPMEDFILNGQVDMIKGKGDTVEIVDFKTGDKPEPGDESLINYEKQLQVYARLVEVKENVTVSKLKLYYPSDQENPIIEFEKDSQQIDSIIEEFTDVVHKIEKKEFNQRTTNYSVCRECDMRFYCNRIKSK from the coding sequence ATAGCACAAGTAACTCCTAATAGGGACCAACAAAAGGCAATCGATACGATAGATGGACCAGTATTGATTTCGGCCGGACCAGGTACAGGGAAGACGGCCACGCTAGTTAACCGATATGCCAATATGGTGAATATTCATCGCATCAAACCTGAGAATATCCTAATGGCGACTTTTACGGAAAAAGCAGCAAAGGAAATCATCACGCGTATTTCTTCTGTAATTCCAGATTTTGATTTGAATGACGTTTATATTGGAACCTTCCATTCAATCTGTCTAAGAATTGTAAAGGATAACTTAGCATTTATCCCGACTTTGAAGAAAAACTTCACGTTGATGGATGATTTTGACCAGAAGTACTTCATCTACCAGCGGTATTATTATGATTTTAGAACTTTGCCACACTTTAATGATTTAATCAGTGAAACCTCAGGTGTATGGAGAAATGTCAGTAAAATAGCAGATCTAGTTAACGGGCTATCGGAAGAAAAAATAAATGCGGAGCGATTACTTACGGATCCAAATCCACAAATAGTTGCTTTGGGTGAAATCAAACAAAAATACGATGAACTATTGCAAAGAAAAAATAGACTGGATTTTGCGACGATTCAGTTGACCGCCTATCAGTTACTCAGTGAAAATCCGGAAATTCTAGAAAAATATCAAGAACTATTTCAGTATATGATGATTGATGAGTATCAAGATACCAATTCGATTCAGGAACAATTGATCTTCTTACTATCGAAAACTAATAATATATGTGTGGTTGGTGACGATGACCAGTCAATGTATCGATTCCGTGGTGCTACGATTCGAAATATACTGGAGTTTGAAAATAAATTTAAGAGAGGTGAGTGCAGCGTTATCCACCTTTCCATTAACTATCGTTCGGCTCCTGAGATAATTGAGTTCTATAATAGGTGGATGAAAGAGTACTCAGAAACTCACTTTCAGTGGGATCAGTTTCGAATTGATAAAACAATTTTACCCAGTTCTGGGAAAAGTCATAAAGAGTTGACACCTCCGGTAATGAAAATAGCCGGAGAGTCGACTGAACAATGGCATGAAAGAATTTTTAGATTCATAAAGATGCTGTCAGATGACGGATACATAAGTAATTACAACCAGATTGCCTTCTTATTCCGTTCTGTGGCGAAGAAAGAAACTCAGGAACTAGCGAATTATCTTGAAAGCAAAGGAATTCCAGTTTATTCTCCAAGGTCAAAAATGTTCTTCGAACGTGAAGAGATAATGGCAGCTATTGGTGTATTACTTGCAATTTTCGGTGACTATTCGGATGAGCTAGTTGATAGACCTGAGGAATACCTTGAAATGCTAACTGATTATTATGATCGCTGCTTGGATATTGCGGAGCAACTAATGGATGACGATGAAGATTTAGAAGATTGGGTTAGCTATCGAGAAGATGAGTTGGACAACCTTGTTGGAAATACGGATTACGCATTCACACAATTGTTGTATCAAATGTTCAGCTTCGACTACTTCCGAAAGATTATCGATACTGATTTATCATCCGGAGTAGCTGACCAGAGGGAAATCCGAAATCTTGCTATTTTAACAAACGTATTTGCCAAGTATGAAGCAAATGAAAATGTTGACGTCTTCTCTGATGTTAAGAAGGATCAGATTGTTTCTAAGCTATTTGAAACGTATTTTAGATTCCTCTTTGGAAGCAATCATGGCGGTGGTGGCATCGAAGAATATCAAGACGAATCTGAATATGCTCCGAGTGGTTGCGTTTCATTTATGACGGTTCATCAATCGAAGGGCATGGAGTTCCCAATCGTTATTACTGATTCCTTATACGACAGGCCCGCTGATGATAATCAAGGAGTACTTGAACAGGTATATGATGCCTATTCGCACCGGGAACCGTTTGAACCAACTGATAGGATTAAGTTTTTTGACTTCTGGAGGCGTTATTATGTTGCGTACTCACGGGCTGAGGAATTACTTATTCTAACTACACCAATTCGCACACGTGGTTCTTGGCCGATGCCGGGGAAAATGTTTAAGGAAGCTTTCAACGACCTAGAAGAATACTATGACCATCACTATTCATTTGAAGAGTTTGATTTTAAACCAGTTAAGGCATCAGATTTGAAGCAATCATATGCTTTCACATCTGATATTTCTAAATATGAAAGATGCTCAGTTGAGTATAAGATGTTCCGTGAACTAGGATTCTCTGAAATCCGTGTCGGTTCTACACTTTTTGGCTCCCTAGTTCATCAAACAATAGAAGATATTCATGATGCAATCCTCCGAGATGAAGTATTATCTATTCCAGATAATCTTGAAACGTGGTTTGATAACAATTACCAGGGGCTTGTTCTCAGCGAAAATAGTTATCTGGCACCAAAATCAAGAAATGCCGCACTTAAGCATGTCAAAAACTATTTTGAGAATTCTGAAGACCTTTGGAAAAACATCAGGAAAGCCGAAGTTCAGCTTAGCTATCCTATGGAAGATTTTATCTTGAATGGTCAAGTTGATATGATCAAAGGAAAAGGCGATACTGTAGAAATTGTGGACTTTAAAACAGGTGATAAGCCGGAACCTGGTGATGAATCTCTCATTAATTATGAAAAACAACTTCAGGTTTATGCAAGGCTAGTTGAGGTTAAGGAAAATGTCACTGTTTCAAAATTAAAGCTCTACTATCCGAGTGACCAAGAAAATCCAATTATTGAATTTGAAAAAGACAGCCAACAAATTGATAGTATAATTGAAGAATTCACGGATGTAGTTCATAAGATTGAAAAGAAAGAATTTAATCAACGAACGACAAATTATTCTGTTTGTCGCGAGTGTGATATGCGATTCTATTGCAACAGAATTAAATCAAAATAA
- a CDS encoding DNA methyltransferase: MNKELQKLLLSKEEYVVEATLNKNLVGQLARNYDTGLLNILQSNEKIKAHFFSSTDGGLIFKLDVFLQFLNNKAFLPDSYTIYKQKIGLAYKGEVDLLSQNKEIVLNWPYKDCILEGGQHKEDAKRDELFFNEVLSPTEVTRLMEPKAFSNFVLHNSTGVSKLENISGKENLIIKGNNLLALSSLKEKFAGKIKLIYIDPPYYFNANKSEDTFRYNSNFKLSTWLVFMKNRLELAKELLAEDGAIFAQISDDGVAELHLLMKEIFNTPTTNNFINKITVKTKSPSGFQSVNPGVFETAEYIIGFAKNKSKWTYNRQYVEADYDANYKWVVTNIDDDFKNWNMVDIKEVIANDLGMTLEDFKKKYNDKLILGLMAEYALKNPDKVFRPVAISNKAGAQIKKVRDESKLSPHEIFLVRREGQYDVYVNNGQEMAFYQKKIRDINGKMLPSVQATNMWTDTPYEGIASEGGVVLKGGKKPEKLLKRIIEMGTDSENDIVMDFFLGSGTTCAVAHKLGRRYIGIEQLDYIDELAIPRLESVINGEQSGISKIQGWTGGGSFVYCEIKNDAKEFVNRIEEASDDGELLELFELAKKSSFISYRVDPKKMKSSEFEKLSFAEQKQLLREIIDNNNLYVNYSDIEDQSYGISAEDKVLNRQFYGGGE; encoded by the coding sequence GTGAATAAAGAATTACAAAAATTACTGCTTTCAAAAGAAGAATACGTAGTAGAGGCAACACTTAACAAAAACTTGGTGGGGCAGCTTGCACGAAATTACGACACTGGGCTTTTGAATATCCTTCAATCAAACGAAAAGATTAAAGCTCACTTTTTCTCTTCAACTGATGGGGGACTTATTTTTAAGCTTGACGTTTTTCTTCAGTTCTTGAATAACAAGGCATTTTTGCCTGACAGTTATACAATTTACAAACAAAAAATTGGACTAGCATATAAGGGTGAGGTAGATTTACTTTCACAAAATAAAGAAATTGTCCTTAACTGGCCCTACAAGGATTGTATTCTTGAAGGTGGGCAACACAAGGAAGATGCGAAACGAGATGAATTATTTTTCAATGAAGTTTTGTCACCAACAGAGGTGACCAGGTTGATGGAACCAAAAGCTTTTTCAAATTTTGTTCTACATAATTCGACAGGTGTTTCAAAATTAGAAAACATTTCAGGTAAGGAAAACTTAATAATAAAAGGCAACAACCTTTTAGCTCTGTCCAGTCTAAAAGAAAAATTCGCGGGAAAAATTAAATTGATTTATATCGATCCACCGTATTATTTCAACGCCAATAAGTCTGAGGATACTTTTCGATACAATTCAAATTTCAAATTATCAACTTGGTTGGTTTTTATGAAAAATCGTCTAGAACTCGCAAAGGAGTTATTAGCAGAAGATGGTGCAATTTTTGCTCAAATCAGTGATGATGGTGTTGCAGAACTACACTTGTTGATGAAGGAGATTTTTAACACTCCAACAACCAACAACTTTATTAATAAGATTACAGTAAAAACAAAATCACCTTCAGGTTTTCAGAGTGTGAATCCTGGAGTCTTTGAAACTGCAGAATATATTATTGGCTTTGCAAAAAATAAATCCAAGTGGACGTATAATCGCCAATATGTTGAAGCCGACTACGATGCAAATTACAAATGGGTTGTAACGAATATTGACGATGATTTTAAGAATTGGAACATGGTTGATATTAAAGAAGTAATAGCTAATGACTTAGGTATGACGTTAGAAGATTTCAAGAAAAAATACAATGACAAGTTAATTTTGGGGTTGATGGCGGAATATGCTCTAAAGAATCCAGATAAAGTATTTCGACCAGTCGCAATAAGTAATAAAGCAGGAGCACAAATAAAAAAAGTAAGAGATGAATCTAAATTAAGCCCCCACGAAATCTTTTTAGTGAGAAGAGAAGGCCAATATGATGTGTATGTAAATAATGGTCAAGAAATGGCGTTTTATCAGAAAAAAATTAGAGATATAAATGGTAAAATGTTACCAAGTGTCCAAGCAACAAACATGTGGACTGACACACCATATGAAGGGATTGCATCTGAAGGAGGAGTAGTACTAAAAGGTGGCAAAAAACCTGAGAAACTTCTCAAGCGGATTATTGAAATGGGTACTGACTCTGAGAACGATATAGTCATGGATTTCTTTTTAGGAAGTGGTACAACGTGTGCGGTTGCCCATAAACTTGGTCGAAGATACATTGGTATTGAGCAATTAGACTATATTGATGAACTTGCCATACCTCGACTGGAATCAGTTATAAACGGAGAACAAAGTGGTATTTCTAAAATACAAGGATGGACTGGAGGTGGTTCATTTGTTTACTGTGAAATTAAGAATGATGCAAAAGAATTTGTCAATAGAATTGAGGAAGCAAGTGATGATGGCGAGCTACTTGAGTTATTCGAATTAGCGAAGAAATCATCTTTTATTTCATATCGAGTTGATCCTAAGAAAATGAAGTCTTCGGAATTTGAAAAACTATCATTTGCAGAACAAAAGCAATTACTTCGCGAAATCATCGATAATAATAACTTGTATGTGAATTATTCTGATATTGAGGATCAGTCGTACGGAATTAGTGCTGAAGACAAAGTGTTAAACCGTCAATTCTATGGGGGTGGTGAGTAG
- a CDS encoding DEAD/DEAH box helicase family protein: MAQFLYEKYDGGLGIFANYFKDQVPNYITENLRHELREYQLEGIGRYLNYVHRDEQNRTYPEQLLFNMATGSGKTMMMAAIILEKYKQGERNFLFFVNNSNIIEKTRANFLDSTSGKYLFADSIMIADELVEIREVTDFSDSNEDAINLLFTTIQQLHIDLNTPRENRLSYEQFEDISVVMLADEAHHLNAGLNADEKKDNNSWTATVDNIQRNAKKSSLFEFTATIDLSDADIVAKYREHLLYKYDLKDFRLDGYSKDVLFHLVNNEVDVRMLQSIIISQFRKKVALKNGINLKPLILFKSQKKTESAGNLSDFLGILDALTADQIEQQKQSSTGLDGILTQAFDFFDENGITHENLIAELKEDFREERLMLIDSDNKTSDKLVVLNTLEDPKNEIRAIFAVDMLNEGWDVLNLFDIVRLYDTRDGKTTKAGFKPGATTNAEKQLIGRGARYYPFVINNDLAMKYKRKFDHNEAAELRVIEQLHYHSKDNPRYISELKQILRESGIYDDQSMVERQIKLKRSFRKTGTYKNGVVWVNSRVEKPSFTSVQGSLFGDDWEIILPEELEVHLPTSGMGDFAAFEGEDREVFQVKKKQDNRKFKVGKEITLNVLRAAINLKNKDFNFEKLHKSYVGLPTLEGFLKEIQNKVSVIVFGDEEDVKTLSQDHKLFISNAILQAIADEYINVEKQYEGTLQFEAVKIKDVFEKRIQRKYVIDSNSNKENGISQKDLTETRIFEDIDKLDWYAYTDNFGTSEEKLVVRTIKQHMAEIETKLTDIYLLRNEKAIRIYSFDKGNAFEPDFVMFANDAETGNVSWQFFIEPKGSQFLDSNGQFDNGKEGWKQAFLKQIKEKDEDGLLVDDDHYRIVGLPFYNHERTKEAFLDELRTSLNISEEVKIKASHSVQGTLFDDHEDLTLVAEDDPEQK; the protein is encoded by the coding sequence ATGGCACAATTCTTATACGAAAAATATGATGGGGGACTAGGGATTTTTGCCAATTACTTTAAGGATCAAGTTCCTAACTATATCACTGAAAATCTCCGGCATGAGTTGCGCGAGTATCAATTAGAAGGTATTGGTCGCTATTTGAACTATGTGCATAGGGATGAACAAAATCGAACCTACCCCGAACAATTGCTCTTTAATATGGCAACTGGTTCAGGTAAAACAATGATGATGGCTGCAATCATTTTGGAGAAGTACAAGCAGGGTGAAAGGAACTTTCTGTTCTTTGTAAATAACTCTAACATTATTGAAAAAACGCGGGCTAACTTTCTCGATTCAACTTCAGGAAAATATTTGTTTGCTGATTCCATAATGATTGCTGATGAGTTGGTAGAAATCCGGGAAGTTACAGATTTTTCAGATTCGAACGAAGATGCAATTAACCTCTTATTTACAACTATCCAGCAACTGCATATCGACTTGAATACACCTCGTGAAAATCGTCTCTCTTATGAACAATTCGAGGACATTTCCGTTGTAATGCTCGCCGACGAAGCACATCACTTGAATGCCGGACTCAATGCGGATGAGAAAAAGGATAATAACAGTTGGACTGCGACAGTTGATAATATTCAAAGAAATGCAAAAAAATCTTCTCTTTTCGAGTTCACTGCAACGATAGATTTGTCAGATGCTGACATTGTAGCAAAGTACAGAGAACACCTACTGTATAAATATGATCTTAAAGATTTTCGATTAGATGGTTATAGTAAAGATGTTTTGTTCCACTTGGTAAATAATGAAGTTGATGTGCGTATGCTTCAATCAATAATCATCAGTCAATTCAGAAAGAAAGTCGCATTAAAAAATGGGATTAACTTAAAGCCACTAATTCTATTTAAGTCACAAAAGAAGACAGAGAGCGCAGGGAATCTATCTGATTTTCTTGGAATTTTGGATGCTCTAACGGCTGATCAAATTGAACAACAAAAACAATCCTCAACTGGCCTTGATGGTATTTTGACACAGGCGTTTGACTTTTTTGATGAAAATGGCATTACTCATGAGAACCTAATTGCCGAATTAAAAGAAGACTTCCGTGAAGAACGATTAATGCTTATCGATAGTGATAATAAGACGAGTGATAAGTTGGTTGTATTAAATACTCTGGAAGATCCCAAAAATGAGATTCGGGCTATCTTTGCCGTTGATATGCTGAACGAAGGATGGGATGTACTAAATCTATTTGATATAGTTCGCCTCTACGATACTCGTGATGGGAAGACGACAAAAGCTGGATTTAAGCCCGGGGCGACAACTAATGCAGAGAAGCAACTTATTGGTCGTGGAGCTCGTTACTATCCATTTGTCATCAATAATGATTTAGCTATGAAATACAAGCGGAAATTTGACCATAATGAAGCGGCCGAACTACGCGTGATTGAACAACTTCACTACCATTCGAAAGACAACCCGAGGTATATTTCTGAGCTGAAGCAAATTCTTCGTGAATCCGGAATCTATGATGACCAATCAATGGTTGAAAGGCAAATCAAATTGAAACGATCCTTCCGGAAAACAGGCACTTATAAGAACGGTGTCGTATGGGTCAACAGTCGAGTTGAGAAGCCGTCCTTTACATCAGTGCAAGGGTCCTTATTCGGGGATGATTGGGAAATCATTCTTCCAGAGGAACTTGAAGTTCATCTTCCAACTTCTGGTATGGGCGACTTTGCAGCCTTTGAAGGAGAAGACAGAGAGGTTTTTCAAGTTAAGAAAAAACAAGATAACCGAAAGTTCAAAGTCGGAAAAGAAATCACCCTCAATGTTTTGAGAGCAGCAATAAACCTAAAAAATAAAGATTTTAATTTTGAGAAACTGCATAAATCTTATGTCGGACTACCAACTTTGGAAGGCTTCTTGAAAGAAATTCAAAACAAAGTGTCTGTTATTGTCTTTGGTGATGAAGAGGATGTAAAAACTCTTTCTCAAGATCACAAGCTGTTTATTTCAAATGCAATTCTGCAGGCTATTGCAGATGAGTACATTAATGTAGAGAAACAGTACGAAGGAACGTTGCAATTCGAAGCAGTCAAGATTAAAGATGTTTTCGAGAAGAGAATTCAACGCAAGTATGTTATTGATTCGAATAGCAACAAGGAGAATGGAATTTCTCAAAAAGACTTAACTGAAACCAGAATCTTCGAGGATATCGATAAACTTGACTGGTATGCTTATACAGATAACTTTGGTACAAGCGAGGAAAAATTAGTAGTTAGAACCATCAAACAACACATGGCTGAGATTGAAACAAAACTAACTGATATCTATTTGCTTCGTAATGAGAAAGCAATAAGAATTTATAGTTTTGATAAAGGTAATGCTTTCGAGCCAGACTTTGTCATGTTTGCAAATGATGCGGAAACTGGTAATGTTTCTTGGCAATTCTTTATTGAGCCGAAAGGAAGTCAATTTCTAGATTCAAATGGGCAATTTGACAATGGTAAAGAGGGTTGGAAACAAGCTTTTCTGAAGCAAATTAAGGAAAAAGATGAAGATGGCCTTTTAGTTGATGATGATCATTATCGTATCGTTGGCCTTCCATTTTACAATCATGAGCGCACAAAAGAAGCTTTTCTCGATGAATTAAGGACGTCACTTAATATCTCGGAAGAAGTGAAAATTAAAGCTAGTCATTCTGTTCAAGGTACCCTCTTTGATGACCACGAGGATCTTACGCTGGTTGCCGAAGATGATCCGGAACAAAAATAA